A section of the Oryza sativa Japonica Group chromosome 1, ASM3414082v1 genome encodes:
- the LOC9266247 gene encoding probable sugar phosphate/phosphate translocator At2g25520, with amino-acid sequence MAVGKEGGGGAGGEGGMSDSVIRKVLVSYMYVAVWIFLSFTVIVYNKYILDPKMYNWPFPISLTMVHMAFCSSLAIALVRLLRVVELPSSPAMTPQLYTSSVLPIGALYSLSLWFSNSAYIYLSVSFIQMLKALMPVAVYSIGVLFKKENFKSSAMLNMLSISFGVAIAAYGEARFDARGVALQLAAVAFEATRLVLIQILLTSKGISLNPITSLYYVAPCCLAFLVIPWAFVELPRLRAVGTFQPDFFIFGTNSLCAFALNLAVFLLVGKTSALTMNVAGVVKDWLLIAFSWSVIRDTVTPINLFGYGIAFLGVGYYNHVKLQALKAKEAQKKAAQADEEAGSLLQERDSHGERKSDNQA; translated from the coding sequence atggccgtggggaaggagggcggcggcggcgctggcggcgaggggggcatgTCGGATTCGGTGATCCGGAAGGTGCTGGTGTCGTACATGTACGTGGCGGTGTGGATCTTCCTCTCCTTCACGGTCATCGTCTACAACAAGTACATCCTCGACCCCAAGATGTACAACTGGCCCTTCCCCATCTCGCTCACCATGGTGCACATGGCCTTCTGCTCGTCCCTCGCCATCGCGCtcgtccgcctcctccgcgtcgTCGAGCTCCCGTCGTCCCCCGCCATGACGCCGCAGCTCTACACCTCCTCGGTGCTCCCCATCGGCGCGCTCTACTCGCTCTCCCTCTGGTTCTCCAACTCCGCGTACATCTACCTCTCCGTCTCCTTCATCCAGATGCTCAAGGCGCTCATGCCCGTCGCCGTGTACTCCATCGGCGTGCTCTTCAAGAAGGAGAACTTCAAGTCCTCCGCCATGCTCAACATGCTCTCCATCTCCTtcggcgtcgccatcgccgcctacGGCGAGGCCCGCTTCGACGCCCGCGGCGTCGCGCTCCAGCTCGCCGCCGTAGCCTTCGAGGCCACTCGCCTCGTCCTCATCCAGATCCTCCTCACCTCCAAGGGGATCTCGCTCAACCCCATCACCTCGCTCTACTACGTCGCGCCGTGCTGCCTCGCCTTCCTCGTCATTCCCTGGGCCTTCGTCGAGCTGCCCAGGCTGCGCGCCGTCGGCACGTTCCAGCCAGACTTCTTCATCTTCGGCACCAACTCCCTGTGCGCCTTTGCGCTCAACCTGGCAGTCTTCTTGCTCGTCGGCAAGACGTCCGCGCTTACCATGaacgtcgccggcgtcgtcaaGGATTGGCTGCTCATCGCCTTCTCCTGGTCTGTGATCCGGGACACGGTCACGCCGATCAACCTGTTCGGCTACGGGATCGCATTCCTCGGTGTAGGCTACTACAACCACGTCAAGCTTCAGGCGCTCAAGGCGAAGGAGGCGCAGAAGAAGGCCGCAcaggccgacgaggaggccgGCTCGCTGCTGCAGGAGCGTGACTCGCACGGCGAACGCAAGAGCGACAACCAGGCCTAA
- the LOC4327533 gene encoding probable auxin efflux carrier component 9: protein MITGSEVYQVVEAMAPLYTAAALGYGSVRWLKAFSNEQCAGINHFVALYAVPVLIFDMVSTNNVYKMNGRLIAADTLQKAVLLLGLMAWALWERSRARGAGAKAKAAVSSPLQWVITCFSVASLPNTIIMGVPLLNGMYGPVSKDLMKQIVVMQFCIWYNVIIFLYEYMAARRSASAPPPASSEGSAKISPSSPVKAAAAAADTNGNAVAADRPQEVAVNIEITEMAASTARDGVSGETTAAAKEVSSGEVAPVEEEEASAPAPSMKHVIWMAVKKLLQIPNTYASFLGLIWSLIAFKCGFSMPKIVEDSLFTIRTTAVGLSMFSSGTFIARQSRFVPCGYKIASFSMVIKFLIGPVVMLFASLVIGMHGTLLHIAVVQAALPLAVTSFVYAEEYKVHADIMSTGVILGIFISLPVTIVYYILLGL from the exons ATGATTACGGGTTCGGAGGTGTACCAGGTGGTGGAGGCGATGGCGCCGCtgtacacggcggcggcgctggggtaCGGGTCGGTGCGGTGGCTGAAGGCGTTCTCCAACGAGCAGTGCGCCGGGATCAACCACTTCGTGGCGCTCTACGCCGTGCCGGTGCTCATCTTCGACATGGTGTCCACCAACAACGTGTACAAGATGAACGGCCGCCTCATCGCCGCCGACACGCTGCAGAAGGCCGTGCTGCTGCTGGGCCTCATGGCGTGGGCGCTCTGGGAgcggtcgcgcgcgcgcggcgccgggGCCAAGGCCAAGGCGGCGGTGTCGTCGCCGCTGCAGTGGGTCATCACCTGCTTCTCCGTCGCGTCGCTGCCCAACACCATCATCATGGGCGTCCCGCTCCTCAACGGCATGTACGGGCCCGTGTCCAAGGACCTCATGAAGCAGATCGTCGTCATGCAGTTCTGCATCTGGTACAACGTCATCATCTTCCTCTACGAGTACATGGCGGCGCGTAGAtcggcctcggcgccgccgccggcgtcgtcggagGGCAGCGCCAAGATCAGCCCTTCGTCGCCGGTGaaagctgctgcggcggcggcggacacaAACGGCAATGCTGTCGCGGCCGACCGGCCGCAAGAAGTGGCGGTGAACATCGAAATCACGGAGATGGCGGCGTCCACGGCACGAGACGGCGTGTCcggcgagacgacggcggccgccAAGGAGGTGAGCTCTGGTGAAGTTGCTCcggtggaagaggaggaggcgtcTGCGCCAGCGCCGTCGATGAAGCACGTCATCTGGATGGCGGTGAAGAAGCTGCTACAGATTCCGAATACCTATGCAAGCTTCCTTGGCCTCATCTGGTCTCTAATCGCATTCAA GTGTGGATTCTCGATGCCAAAAATCGTCGAGGACTCTCTGTTCACCATTCGTACCACCGCTGTAGGCCTAAGCATGTTTTCTTCAG GGACGTTCATAGCGCGGCAGTCGCGGTTCGTGCCGTGCGGATACAAGATAGCGTCGTTCTCCATGGTCATCAAGTTTCTGATAGGCCCGGTTGTGATGCTGTTCGCCTCGCTCGTCATCGGCATGCACGGCACACTTCTGCACATCGCTGTTGTGCAG GCGGCTCTCCCCCTGGCAGTGACATCATTTGTGTACGCTGAAGAGTACAAGGTCCACGCAGACATCATGAGCAcagg GGTTATTCTTGGGATATTTATATCACTTCCTGTGACAATTGTTTACTATATTCTGTTGGGGCTGTGA